In Streptomyces nojiriensis, one genomic interval encodes:
- a CDS encoding saccharopine dehydrogenase NADP-binding domain-containing protein, translated as MSTVGTAGAAGAVVVYGATGHTGRFIVAELRRRGIATVVSGRDGARLEALAAEDGDVLVRPASVDDPVSLDRALAGAAAVINAAGPFAVTGGPVVEAALRAGIPYVDVAAEIEANAAMFADHTEAARTAGVPVVPAMAFYGGLGDLLAGAAMGGWTAADEVHVAYGLSSWQPTAGTRKAGEVSHERRGGRRVRFADGALQYHDDQLSQQDWVFPEPLGRRAVIAEFTMADVVTVPSHVAVPEVRTYMAVEAARDLAGADTPAPEAVDDLGRSDQTFVVDVLVRAGGVERRATAHGRDIYAVTAPLAVEAVERILSGRTRTTGVASAAAMFDAPDFLRALAPYLSVDVSN; from the coding sequence ATGAGCACGGTGGGTACGGCGGGCGCGGCGGGTGCGGTGGTGGTCTACGGGGCGACGGGGCACACGGGTCGTTTCATCGTCGCCGAGCTGCGCAGGCGCGGCATCGCCACGGTCGTCTCCGGCCGTGACGGAGCCCGGCTGGAGGCGCTGGCGGCCGAGGACGGGGACGTGCTCGTCCGCCCGGCCTCCGTGGACGACCCGGTCTCCCTGGACCGCGCCCTCGCCGGAGCCGCGGCCGTCATCAACGCCGCCGGGCCGTTCGCGGTGACGGGCGGTCCGGTCGTCGAGGCGGCCCTGCGCGCGGGGATCCCCTACGTCGACGTCGCGGCGGAGATCGAGGCGAACGCGGCGATGTTCGCCGACCACACGGAAGCGGCCCGTACGGCGGGGGTGCCCGTGGTGCCGGCCATGGCCTTCTACGGGGGCCTGGGCGACCTGCTGGCCGGCGCGGCGATGGGCGGCTGGACCGCGGCGGACGAGGTGCACGTCGCGTACGGGCTGAGCAGCTGGCAGCCCACGGCGGGCACCAGGAAGGCCGGAGAGGTGTCCCACGAGCGCCGCGGGGGCCGCCGGGTGAGGTTCGCGGACGGCGCCCTGCAGTACCACGACGACCAGTTGTCGCAGCAGGACTGGGTCTTCCCGGAGCCGCTCGGCCGGCGGGCGGTGATCGCGGAGTTCACCATGGCCGACGTCGTCACCGTGCCCAGCCACGTCGCCGTGCCGGAGGTGCGTACGTACATGGCCGTGGAGGCCGCCCGGGACCTCGCCGGGGCGGACACGCCGGCGCCGGAGGCCGTCGACGACCTCGGGCGGTCGGACCAGACCTTCGTCGTCGACGTCCTGGTCCGCGCGGGCGGCGTCGAACGCCGCGCCACCGCCCACGGCCGGGACATCTACGCGGTCACCGCGCCCCTGGCGGTGGAGGCCGTCGAGCGCATCCTGTCCGGGCGCACCCGGACGACGGGCGTGGCCTCGGCCGCGGCGATGTTCGACGCGCCGGACTTCCTGCGGGCGCTGGCGCCGTACCTGTCGGTGGACGTCTCGAACTGA
- the hemB gene encoding porphobilinogen synthase: MSAYGSFPGSRPRRLRTTPAMRRMVAENRLHPSDLILPAFVREGISEPLAISAMPGVVQHTRDTLRKAAVEAVEAGVAGIMLFGVPADENKDALGTAGTEPDGILQVAIRDVKAEVGDDLVIMSDLCLDEYTDHGHCGVLDEHGRVDNDATLERYAEMAQVQADAGVHVVGPSGMMDGQVGVIRDALDETGHEDVSILAYTAKYSSAFYGPFREAVASSLQGDRKTYQQDPANARESLRELALDLEEGADMVMVKPAGPYLDILYRVAQAVDVPVAAYQISGEFAMIEAAAEKGWIERDRAILETLLGIKRAGADTILTYWATEVAGWLRETR, from the coding sequence ATGAGCGCGTACGGATCCTTCCCCGGTTCGCGGCCCCGCCGGCTGCGCACCACCCCGGCGATGCGGCGGATGGTCGCCGAGAACCGGCTGCACCCCTCGGACCTGATCCTCCCGGCGTTCGTCCGGGAGGGCATCAGCGAGCCCCTGGCGATCTCCGCGATGCCGGGCGTGGTGCAGCACACCCGGGACACGCTGCGGAAGGCCGCCGTCGAGGCGGTCGAGGCGGGGGTCGCCGGGATCATGCTGTTCGGTGTCCCGGCCGACGAGAACAAGGACGCGCTGGGCACGGCGGGCACCGAGCCGGACGGGATCCTGCAGGTCGCGATCCGCGATGTGAAGGCCGAGGTCGGGGACGACCTGGTGATCATGTCGGACCTGTGCCTGGACGAGTACACCGACCACGGCCACTGCGGTGTGCTGGACGAGCACGGGCGCGTCGACAACGACGCGACGCTGGAGCGCTACGCCGAGATGGCGCAGGTCCAGGCGGACGCGGGCGTCCACGTGGTCGGGCCGAGCGGGATGATGGACGGGCAGGTCGGCGTCATCCGTGACGCGCTGGACGAGACCGGGCACGAGGACGTCTCGATCCTCGCGTACACGGCGAAGTACTCGTCCGCCTTCTACGGCCCCTTCCGCGAGGCCGTCGCCTCCTCGCTGCAGGGTGACCGCAAGACGTACCAGCAGGACCCGGCGAACGCCCGGGAGTCGCTGCGGGAGCTCGCCCTCGACCTGGAGGAGGGCGCGGACATGGTGATGGTGAAGCCGGCCGGCCCGTACCTCGACATCCTGTACCGGGTCGCGCAGGCGGTGGACGTTCCGGTGGCGGCGTACCAGATCAGCGGCGAGTTCGCGATGATCGAGGCGGCGGCGGAGAAGGGCTGGATCGAGCGCGACCGCGCCATCCTGGAGACCCTGCTGGGCATCAAGCGGGCGGGTGCCGACACGATCCTCACCTACTGGGCGACCGAGGTCGCGGGCTGGCTGCGCGAGACCCGCTGA
- a CDS encoding WXG100 family type VII secretion target, which yields MTDGDLSVSEDGLTRLADDLDAMQGHLERQIRNMDRVVDSIAAGWQGPTATAYRALHRGAAEDAVRIRQVLSLLEDATRASRDGFTAQELEVLAAFKRVQSQEDVSASAAELTVPDQPAAPHSRLQDI from the coding sequence ATGACGGACGGCGATCTCAGCGTTTCGGAGGACGGCCTCACCAGGCTCGCGGACGACCTCGACGCGATGCAGGGTCATCTGGAGCGCCAGATCCGGAACATGGACCGGGTGGTCGACAGCATCGCGGCGGGCTGGCAAGGGCCCACGGCCACGGCGTACCGCGCCCTGCACCGGGGAGCCGCCGAGGACGCCGTGCGGATCCGGCAGGTGCTCTCCCTCCTCGAAGACGCCACCAGGGCCTCCCGTGACGGCTTCACGGCCCAAGAGCTGGAGGTCCTGGCCGCGTTCAAGCGCGTCCAGAGCCAGGAGGACGTGTCCGCGTCGGCCGCGGAGCTGACCGTGCCGGACCAGCCGGCCGCCCCGCACAGCCGTCTGCAGGACATCTGA
- a CDS encoding WXG100 family type VII secretion target: MSDDDRITVDFATLQRLSGDLEEILKDLNEKLDLLYERAKKAVLGWDGEARQAFIDELDKWDRSAQDLKAAQAWLHEVVVKGHLNYAAANRSVLQGWGGGA, translated from the coding sequence ATGTCGGACGACGACCGGATAACTGTCGATTTCGCCACCCTGCAGCGCCTGTCGGGTGACCTGGAGGAGATCCTCAAGGACCTCAACGAGAAGCTGGACCTGCTCTACGAGCGCGCCAAGAAGGCCGTTCTGGGCTGGGACGGCGAGGCCCGGCAGGCCTTCATCGACGAGCTGGACAAGTGGGACCGCTCGGCCCAGGACCTCAAGGCCGCGCAGGCCTGGCTCCACGAGGTCGTGGTCAAGGGCCACCTCAACTACGCCGCTGCGAACAGGTCCGTGCTCCAGGGCTGGGGAGGCGGCGCCTGA
- a CDS encoding RNase A-like domain-containing protein, with protein sequence MAGPTPGPGPAQPPAGGGNIDVKPSSLWNVSGRVAGQQDPMMRGGNTLVQELQKYPDAGGAGTSAEKFAQAYKKIGNRWLEVLGKSVVSIGGVAVGFTETANAYTKADAAAHPKPGQAPEQRPLPTVIDKDPKFGDVPDIKWGDDDGGDDLIRGAMEGIPEIVRDVLQPVAKHVFRVGKVADVHPFPQQHYLNSHCHSWMNASTVPGNTAAELTMIVGTITNHQKADWEEAMRTFCSALWGGTAWGQTRHGLQWAHTTGPYGAQAATGSQPVMTVLMDVAVKISDCLREYAEAAVELNHDVFEELKRAMKQAAMSIIEDLEKAKEKPSLKSIAGAVTSVASGIGGAAGLLLKFDVKTVLKLDKAKLNRIVDKYTGIVDGLTTRMEALKDILDEAHRSAPKFEAGVARAHGFGARSLEEFKSTSQTWLKIDSATGKYVLDLGANEYMADGHTLDKHVGKTDEQLAQRLRDQQANGPTQAWPFGKPKPSASSAFPNYERAQELTQHNLNENAAAIEAWIKGPPPPGDGDVKDFKGTAPNGEVSGRSVSKQPTDLNDPLSGYKTGGMDAKAEDVKGIDTRIKYDSSRNPPFTVMTSMPSK encoded by the coding sequence ATGGCCGGACCCACCCCGGGCCCCGGCCCGGCGCAGCCGCCCGCCGGAGGCGGCAACATCGACGTCAAGCCGTCGAGCCTGTGGAACGTCTCCGGCCGGGTCGCCGGTCAGCAGGACCCCATGATGCGCGGCGGGAACACCCTCGTGCAGGAGCTGCAGAAGTACCCGGACGCCGGCGGGGCGGGCACCAGCGCCGAGAAGTTCGCGCAGGCCTACAAGAAGATAGGCAACCGCTGGCTGGAGGTGCTGGGCAAGAGCGTGGTGAGCATCGGGGGCGTCGCCGTCGGCTTCACGGAGACCGCCAACGCCTACACCAAGGCCGATGCGGCGGCCCACCCCAAGCCCGGACAGGCCCCGGAGCAGCGCCCGCTGCCCACGGTCATCGACAAGGACCCGAAGTTCGGCGACGTCCCCGACATCAAGTGGGGTGACGACGACGGCGGTGACGACCTGATCCGCGGCGCGATGGAGGGCATACCGGAGATCGTCCGGGACGTCCTGCAGCCCGTCGCGAAGCACGTCTTCCGTGTCGGCAAGGTGGCGGACGTCCACCCCTTCCCGCAGCAGCACTACCTCAACTCGCACTGCCACAGCTGGATGAACGCCTCGACCGTCCCGGGCAACACGGCAGCCGAGCTGACGATGATCGTCGGCACCATCACCAACCACCAGAAGGCCGACTGGGAAGAGGCCATGCGCACGTTCTGCAGTGCGCTGTGGGGCGGTACGGCATGGGGCCAGACCCGGCACGGCCTCCAGTGGGCGCACACCACGGGGCCGTACGGGGCGCAGGCCGCCACGGGCAGTCAGCCGGTGATGACCGTCCTGATGGACGTGGCGGTCAAGATCAGCGACTGCCTGCGCGAGTACGCGGAAGCGGCCGTCGAGCTGAACCACGACGTCTTCGAGGAGCTCAAGCGGGCCATGAAGCAGGCCGCCATGAGCATCATCGAGGACCTCGAGAAGGCCAAGGAGAAGCCCAGCCTCAAGAGCATCGCCGGTGCCGTCACCAGCGTGGCCAGCGGGATCGGCGGGGCCGCCGGATTGCTGCTGAAGTTCGACGTCAAAACGGTCCTGAAGCTGGACAAGGCCAAGCTCAACCGGATCGTGGACAAGTACACCGGCATCGTGGACGGCCTCACCACGCGCATGGAAGCGCTCAAGGACATCCTGGACGAAGCGCACCGCAGCGCCCCGAAGTTCGAGGCCGGCGTCGCCCGCGCCCACGGCTTCGGCGCCCGGTCCCTGGAGGAGTTCAAGAGCACCTCGCAGACCTGGTTGAAGATCGACTCGGCCACCGGCAAGTACGTGCTGGACCTGGGCGCCAACGAGTACATGGCGGACGGCCACACGCTGGACAAGCACGTGGGCAAGACGGACGAGCAGCTGGCGCAGCGCCTGCGCGACCAGCAGGCGAACGGCCCGACCCAGGCCTGGCCGTTCGGCAAGCCGAAGCCGAGTGCCTCCTCGGCCTTCCCGAACTACGAGCGGGCGCAGGAACTCACCCAGCACAACCTCAACGAGAACGCCGCGGCGATCGAGGCCTGGATCAAGGGCCCGCCGCCGCCGGGCGATGGCGACGTGAAGGACTTCAAGGGGACGGCGCCCAACGGTGAGGTCAGCGGCCGCAGCGTGAGCAAGCAGCCGACCGACCTGAACGATCCGCTGTCCGGATACAAGACGGGCGGCATGGACGCCAAGGCCGAGGACGTGAAGGGCATCGACACGAGGATCAAGTACGACAGCAGCCGCAATCCTCCGTTCACCGTCATGACGTCCATGCCCAGCAAGTGA
- a CDS encoding RNase A-like domain-containing protein: MLTRSATYPDRETAQWATQQVVTANEQVIHRWLAQGTRARLTLEAAWPSREEPVGRVQLQAAALAGQEPVDVRAARVVLRREPASPYGFVVLTTVPFYL, translated from the coding sequence ATGCTGACCCGATCCGCCACCTACCCCGACCGGGAGACCGCCCAGTGGGCCACCCAGCAGGTGGTGACCGCCAACGAGCAGGTCATCCACCGCTGGCTCGCCCAGGGAACGCGGGCCCGCCTCACCCTGGAGGCCGCCTGGCCGTCCCGTGAAGAGCCCGTGGGCCGGGTGCAGCTGCAGGCGGCGGCGCTCGCCGGCCAGGAACCCGTCGATGTCCGCGCCGCCCGTGTCGTGCTGCGCCGTGAGCCCGCCAGCCCGTACGGATTCGTCGTCCTGACCACCGTCCCGTTCTACCTGTAG
- a CDS encoding contact-dependent growth inhibition system immunity protein: MSMKPLEHDRRYGELDQVMRAYLGRQGEDTAEQRSPALDAYLRHTWHTRPWAVAEAERQLREYGRNPPGRLRIDLDEFYAVPDVGIPQPAIGDWLLVLADHLKQSVENGEVPPPATPQTHWEWHARFPETGQLLGGWFSQDIVDEFPDHEAAVADYAATTDPQLVARLVGELHELLALPLDEGDYALAAAELGMEVDPPEPFSYGAWFRSVAATLTGG, translated from the coding sequence GTGTCCATGAAGCCCCTCGAACACGACCGGCGCTACGGCGAGCTGGATCAGGTGATGCGCGCCTACCTCGGCCGCCAAGGCGAGGACACGGCCGAGCAGCGCAGCCCTGCGCTCGACGCCTATCTGCGCCACACCTGGCACACCCGCCCCTGGGCCGTCGCGGAGGCGGAGCGCCAGCTGCGCGAGTACGGCCGCAACCCTCCGGGGCGCCTGCGGATCGACCTCGACGAGTTCTACGCCGTCCCCGACGTCGGGATCCCCCAGCCCGCCATCGGTGACTGGCTCCTCGTGCTCGCCGACCACCTCAAGCAGAGCGTCGAGAACGGCGAGGTGCCGCCGCCGGCGACCCCGCAGACGCACTGGGAGTGGCACGCACGGTTCCCGGAGACCGGGCAGCTGCTGGGCGGTTGGTTCTCGCAGGACATCGTCGACGAATTCCCCGACCACGAGGCCGCGGTCGCGGACTACGCCGCCACCACCGACCCGCAGCTCGTCGCCCGCCTCGTCGGCGAGCTCCACGAGCTGCTCGCCCTCCCGCTGGACGAAGGCGACTACGCCCTGGCCGCCGCGGAGCTCGGCATGGAGGTCGATCCGCCCGAGCCGTTCTCGTACGGAGCGTGGTTCCGGTCGGTGGCGGCGACCCTGACCGGGGGCTGA
- a CDS encoding DUF1876 domain-containing protein: protein MATLVGWHVELEFTEEGHRTSAAALVRLGDGSEIKARGYALRHPSDPEQLRVGEEIAGARALMDLASQMLQKAHAEIDEATGRHSYPLNG, encoded by the coding sequence ATGGCCACGCTCGTCGGGTGGCATGTGGAGCTCGAATTCACCGAGGAGGGCCACCGCACCAGTGCGGCGGCCCTGGTCAGGCTCGGGGACGGCTCCGAGATCAAGGCGCGGGGCTATGCCTTGCGTCATCCCTCCGACCCGGAGCAGCTGAGGGTCGGGGAAGAGATCGCGGGCGCGCGTGCGCTCATGGATCTCGCGTCGCAGATGCTGCAGAAGGCCCACGCCGAGATCGATGAGGCCACGGGCCGTCATTCCTACCCGCTCAACGGCTGA
- a CDS encoding ABC transporter permease, whose amino-acid sequence MTAPPVHAFALAGRSLRISSRRPDALIAALMLPVMLMLIFVYFFGGAIDTGTAYVMYVVPGAMLLCAGFGAASTAVSVSEDMANGVIDRFRSLDVGGIPILAGHVTASVVRNLVSTTLVLAVALAIGFRPQAGPAAFLAAAGLLLTYITAISWLAAALGLLAKSPEAAGGFTFLMMFLPYPSSAFVPIETMPGWLHGFADHQPLTPVIESLRALLLAQPAENAPWVALTWCAGITAVAVTLAAVLFRGRTR is encoded by the coding sequence ATGACCGCCCCGCCCGTGCACGCCTTCGCCCTGGCCGGCCGCAGCCTCCGCATCAGCAGCCGCCGCCCCGACGCGCTGATCGCCGCCCTGATGCTGCCCGTCATGCTGATGCTGATCTTCGTCTACTTCTTCGGCGGTGCCATCGACACCGGCACGGCGTACGTGATGTACGTGGTGCCCGGCGCCATGCTGCTCTGCGCGGGCTTCGGCGCGGCCTCCACCGCCGTCAGCGTCAGCGAGGACATGGCGAACGGCGTCATCGACCGCTTCCGCTCCCTCGACGTCGGCGGCATCCCGATCCTCGCCGGGCACGTCACGGCCTCGGTGGTGCGCAACCTGGTCTCCACCACCCTGGTCCTCGCCGTCGCCCTCGCCATCGGATTCCGCCCGCAGGCCGGACCGGCCGCCTTCCTCGCCGCGGCCGGCCTGCTGCTGACGTACATCACGGCGATCTCGTGGCTGGCCGCCGCACTCGGGCTGCTCGCCAAGTCCCCGGAGGCGGCGGGCGGCTTCACCTTCCTGATGATGTTCCTGCCGTACCCGTCCAGCGCTTTCGTCCCCATCGAGACCATGCCCGGCTGGCTCCACGGCTTCGCCGACCACCAGCCGCTGACCCCGGTGATCGAATCCCTGCGCGCACTGCTCCTGGCGCAGCCCGCGGAGAACGCCCCCTGGGTGGCCCTGACCTGGTGCGCGGGCATCACGGCCGTGGCCGTGACCCTGGCGGCGGTCCTGTTCCGCGGCAGGACCCGCTGA
- a CDS encoding ABC transporter ATP-binding protein, whose protein sequence is MTTHASADLGIHAIGLTKSYGDLRVLDGIDLAVPRGSVLALLGPNGAGKTTTVRILATLTAADSGSVRVAGHDTVAERSRVRELIALTGQFAAVDELLTGTETLRMMGRLAGLSPRAARTRADGLLARFGLTEAAGRTAKTYSGGMRRRLDLAASLVSRPEVIFLDEPTNGLDPRSRQDLWDLVRELRADGTTVLLTTQYLEEADRLADRVAVLADGRIAAEGTPGDLKARVAGHRLDLTLTNRAAYEALAPRAVHLDPEELTLGLATDGSAAHVRTLLDELDPDRTDIGRFALRSATLDDVFLALTGADR, encoded by the coding sequence ATGACCACGCACGCCTCCGCCGACCTCGGCATCCACGCCATCGGCCTCACCAAGTCCTACGGCGACCTCCGCGTCCTCGACGGCATCGACCTGGCCGTCCCGCGCGGCAGCGTCCTCGCCCTCCTCGGCCCCAACGGCGCCGGCAAGACCACCACCGTCCGGATCCTCGCCACCCTCACCGCCGCCGACTCCGGCAGCGTCCGCGTCGCCGGGCACGACACCGTCGCCGAACGCTCCCGGGTCCGCGAACTCATCGCCCTCACCGGCCAGTTCGCCGCCGTCGACGAACTCCTGACCGGCACCGAGACCCTGCGCATGATGGGCCGCCTGGCCGGGCTCTCCCCGCGCGCCGCCCGCACCCGCGCCGACGGGCTCCTCGCCCGCTTCGGCCTCACCGAGGCGGCCGGACGCACCGCGAAGACGTACTCCGGCGGCATGCGCCGCCGCCTCGACCTCGCCGCGAGCCTCGTCTCCCGCCCCGAGGTGATCTTCCTGGACGAGCCGACCAACGGCCTCGACCCGCGCAGCCGCCAGGACCTCTGGGATCTCGTACGGGAACTGCGCGCCGACGGCACCACGGTCCTGCTGACCACCCAGTACCTGGAGGAGGCCGACCGGCTCGCCGACCGCGTCGCCGTCCTCGCCGACGGCCGCATCGCCGCCGAGGGCACCCCGGGCGACCTCAAAGCCCGCGTCGCCGGACACCGCCTGGACCTCACGCTCACCAACCGGGCCGCCTACGAGGCGCTCGCCCCGCGCGCGGTACACCTCGACCCGGAAGAGCTCACCCTCGGCCTGGCCACCGACGGCAGCGCCGCGCACGTCCGGACCCTGCTCGACGAACTCGACCCGGACCGCACCGACATCGGCCGCTTCGCCCTGCGCAGCGCCACCCTCGACGACGTCTTCCTCGCCCTGACGGGAGCCGACCGATGA
- a CDS encoding TetR/AcrR family transcriptional regulator has protein sequence MADEDDEGGGTGLPASLEMAWGLRERPGKGPRPTLTLPKIVEAAVTLAAGEGMDAVSMGRVAKELGVSTMSLYRYVAAKEELYVLMSDAGVGTPPPLPPEAEGRGWRELLTDWAYAQRAVLMANSWILRIPITAPPATPNQLAWMDRGLGAMAGTDLAEGEKLSTIILIGGLVRNEATMAADMIDAIVKSGVTPEQALARYVRTLRLLAGPESHPAVTRLLDSDAFSGSGEPDFQFRFALDRLLDGLAGLIDSRSGSAP, from the coding sequence ATGGCGGACGAGGACGACGAGGGCGGCGGGACCGGGCTCCCGGCCAGCCTGGAGATGGCCTGGGGCCTGCGCGAACGTCCGGGGAAGGGGCCGCGCCCCACGCTCACGCTGCCGAAGATCGTGGAGGCGGCCGTGACGCTGGCGGCCGGTGAGGGCATGGACGCCGTCTCCATGGGCCGGGTGGCCAAGGAGCTGGGCGTCTCGACGATGTCCCTCTACCGGTACGTCGCCGCCAAGGAGGAGCTGTACGTCCTCATGTCGGACGCGGGGGTCGGCACCCCGCCGCCGCTGCCGCCGGAGGCGGAGGGACGGGGCTGGCGCGAGCTGCTGACCGACTGGGCGTACGCGCAGCGGGCCGTGCTCATGGCCAACTCCTGGATCCTGCGCATCCCGATCACGGCCCCGCCCGCGACCCCGAACCAGCTGGCCTGGATGGACCGGGGCCTCGGCGCGATGGCCGGCACGGATCTGGCGGAGGGTGAGAAGCTCTCCACGATCATCCTGATCGGCGGCCTGGTGCGGAACGAGGCCACGATGGCCGCCGACATGATCGACGCCATCGTGAAGTCGGGCGTGACCCCCGAGCAGGCCCTGGCCCGGTACGTCCGCACCCTGCGGCTGCTCGCCGGCCCGGAGAGCCACCCGGCCGTGACGCGGCTGCTGGATTCGGACGCCTTCAGCGGCTCCGGCGAGCCGGACTTCCAGTTCCGCTTCGCCCTGGACCGGCTGCTGGACGGTCTGGCCGGGCTGATCGACAGCCGGAGCGGGTCCGCACCGTGA
- a CDS encoding response regulator transcription factor produces MNFDADGNQVGEGHPYCPYCKLGERERWDKETEWIRQGFLRISDLTARELQMFHEMTCGPSNGELAKRLGMTIRTVKFHLENIRGKLGGISRTQACLLAVHHRIATCPAGHMA; encoded by the coding sequence GTGAATTTCGATGCCGACGGCAACCAAGTGGGAGAGGGGCATCCCTACTGCCCATACTGCAAACTCGGCGAGCGGGAGCGGTGGGACAAGGAAACGGAATGGATTCGTCAAGGCTTTCTGCGCATATCGGATCTCACCGCCCGGGAACTTCAGATGTTCCATGAGATGACGTGCGGGCCCTCGAACGGCGAGCTTGCGAAAAGGCTCGGCATGACCATTCGCACCGTGAAATTCCATCTGGAGAACATACGCGGGAAACTGGGCGGCATTTCCCGCACCCAGGCGTGCTTACTCGCCGTGCACCACCGGATCGCCACCTGCCCCGCCGGACACATGGCCTGA
- a CDS encoding DUF3152 domain-containing protein has product MGKRAAGLTRTEARRRRKKRTLAVTIVAAVGCAGAGTALALLPAPSEPPARATPAEPTAGPATPPAPPPPPPSASPTPSPSPSATPGDDVPETGPGTFTVVQAQGKAQGQGQIRRYRVEIEDGIRLPGPQTAREVSDILGHARGWTRNTAYGFQLVSSGPVDFTVKVATPGTTDRLCDVSTPASRGNVNCRTGHTVVVNLKRWVRGSPQFDGPVQQYRALIINHEVGHEIGRGHESCAGPGALAPAMMQQIKGLDGCLSNAWPYDTAGRYIQGPAVP; this is encoded by the coding sequence GTGGGGAAGCGAGCCGCCGGCCTGACCCGGACCGAGGCACGGCGCAGGAGGAAGAAACGGACCCTGGCCGTCACCATCGTGGCGGCGGTGGGCTGCGCCGGGGCGGGGACCGCCCTCGCGCTCCTGCCCGCACCGTCCGAACCGCCCGCGCGCGCGACCCCGGCAGAGCCGACCGCCGGCCCGGCGACTCCCCCCGCGCCCCCGCCGCCTCCCCCCTCCGCGTCCCCCACGCCCTCCCCGTCCCCCTCGGCGACCCCCGGTGATGACGTACCGGAGACCGGCCCGGGCACCTTCACGGTCGTCCAGGCCCAGGGGAAGGCCCAAGGACAGGGGCAGATCCGGCGCTACCGGGTGGAGATCGAGGACGGGATCCGGTTACCGGGGCCGCAGACCGCCCGGGAGGTGTCCGACATCCTCGGGCACGCACGCGGCTGGACGAGGAACACGGCGTACGGCTTCCAGCTCGTCTCCTCCGGGCCCGTGGACTTCACCGTCAAAGTGGCGACGCCCGGGACCACCGACCGGCTGTGCGACGTGAGCACGCCGGCGAGCCGCGGGAACGTGAACTGCCGTACGGGACACACGGTCGTGGTCAACCTGAAGCGCTGGGTCCGGGGTTCGCCGCAGTTCGACGGGCCCGTCCAGCAGTACCGGGCCCTCATCATCAACCACGAAGTGGGCCACGAGATAGGCCGCGGGCACGAGAGCTGCGCCGGTCCGGGCGCCCTCGCGCCCGCGATGATGCAGCAGATCAAGGGCCTCGACGGCTGCCTGTCCAACGCCTGGCCCTACGACACGGCCGGGCGCTACATACAGGGTCCGGCCGTACCGTGA